The genome window gtgtattttttttttttgccaaacgatttgtaccagtTCCCAAtgccatatttttatttttattaataattagtattagctccgtggttaaTATACGGTCTACAACACAGAAAAATCGGcaaattactattataataagtacGTAAAAAAAGCAATAGCGGCAAATTAGTTGACGGATCAAAactgcataaaatattatcttatttatactatgttctagtgggaaagtaggcctacctacctacctacttcctttgtgtgatagaaaactaatacaataaataaattataaacaaaaaactttttgaaaaaaagcttaaattatttaaattgtctATCAAAAAAGAAGTACTAATTGAGTCGTTTAAAAAGAAGTACCGTACCGTACTTAAGTAGGTACTGGATATCtgatcatcaagtaaaaattatattatgctagaatAAGTGAGTACCTAGTAGGTACTGACCTTTCCCGTTTAacaggtaatttaaacaaagacaattctggaattgttgcattactattaaaacacccaaacacacagcaataatatctattactcctgcgattatgatcggacatttttgattcgtttacggggctaacactttaccacaatagacataacgaccagtagttcgactgcaaagagacggacaggtttcaatatctgtcaaattcgtcgggtttcactaggattatgatcggaatgtgcctcgcgctggctgatataatttatttttaaatatttaaaatgaagatttcaaaattagattctgtcaattttaatcgcatgtaccaaaacataaacaacaatacgaccaaagaggaacacgtccagcgaatatgtcatagttttgaaTTCGTAGGTATgtattagtgtgaaagcccgagaaaaactaaaatggctgccattttacaaccgtgagagagagaaaaaatttgagagccaatttattgatgaaatatgccatacattacGACATCAAAGGATCGGTCACAggtgtcgcgactcgcgacacATTGAATATAGCGCGTTTCCGACCGGAGGCACCATTTAACCTGAAGTTATACTGTGACCGCGCACTCTCCGCCCTCTTTATCGGAAACGGTTCAccgtatgaaaaaaatttttgaacaaAAGCTGTAGAGAGTTTTGTATTCTACATTATGGTGATAaatacaaatagcaaaaaacccataggaaatgaaatatttacaaaaaaagtgCAAAAACCGATTTTTGTGACCTTAAGATTTAATAGTTGTGCACACCTTGCCATATGTAGGTTTTGAGACAACATTTAGGGTGCcaatatacacatatttacagacttacagctgggtatctcgaattccgaggtTCCTACCTAATTTAACTGGATCTGGGACCACGGTCCGCaaacggaccgcggtccgcctgttgcttACCGCGTACTAAACCATCAAGGCATTCTTcgtaacttataatatactaaatgCTCACTgatcataatatcataatttacgtactgagtgactataaaagaaaaaatacgtgtatttttatttttaataaggatcaatatttatacgtgggagagccatgcttcggcacgaatgggccggctcgaccggagaaataccacgttctcacagaaaaccggcgtgtgttttatatatatatatatataaatttggcaggaaggttaccCTGTATAGaaagtttttttgtatgggaacgcTGGGgtgcttgctcatacaaatcacaaaaataaatgttctttcagcactgctgtttttacagtgaactccgTACATATACAATTATATCTGTGCTGGTTataatgaactgtcaccagcagtatttccagaccgatacgacctgcaaaccttcaagaaaagagcgtattccctcttaaaaggccggcaacgcacctgcagctcttctgatgttgcgagtgttcatgggcgacggtagttgcttaccatcaggtgacccgtttgctcgtttgcccccttatttaaaaaaaaaatacacaccctaaagtattatcacttagttttgttataccctgtatattattgtatggttaatataaaaaatatcttcatataattttatctatatattcgTAGTATACATAGTATCAGAACTGGGAGTAATTAATGGATTATATTAGCTCTCAATAACAAGGTTTTTTAAGTCGCTCAATGTACTGAGTTCCAAAACATTCCTCTGGCAGCAATAACACAAGTCCTGGTTGCTTGTTACTAATTCCAAGTGACCACTTAAAGTGGGATTACACACATCAAACTTTGTACAGGAAACATAACTTGAAAAATGTGTTGCATCAGCAGCTGTTAACTTTTCAACATCTTGGTCAAAGGTActctgtaataaataataatttgtatcattatttatacattgttgctaatattatgttaactttgCATGCTTCAACCACTGAGtcaatttggatgaaatttggtatgcagatgcTTCTAGTGTCTCGTATTATCTTTCTGAGTTTTGACATAGTACAGTTTTTATCACAAAATAAACAAGTTTTCGCTTAACCGATTCGTTGCGATGTATTTTGCTAACTTCTAATTACTGTGGCGTTGAACAAAAGTAACGTGACACTGTTCAGTGCTCAACGCCATACGATTAGATGACACGCATCTGTGTCTTGAGCCATGCGAAAAAGAAAACAGTATTTTGACAATTTTTTACAAGTTCAAAACTTCACTACCCATAGCTGGCaacgttaatcaaatagttaacttcgttaatcgttaatccgttaagaaaaatgtttgattcgttaaacgttaaagcgttgcatttcggacgaattaacgcaagttaacgttaatcgttaatcccttaatatgtgtaatatggccttgttatgACATTAATCATtgcgtaagggtcaatttatattagcgcagagtcgaagcgaagcgaagcgaatttccaaaaaccgaacacagaaaattcaaccttaactctagagcgtaacgcatacattactcctgcgaggccaatcagcgttggtcgggtgCATCCACGCGAATTcacgcggatgcgcgcgcctttttaaattctcaaaagtaataaagtgcgttaatgctttggagttaaggttgaacttgttatgttcagttttaataatttgcttcgatgcgcttcgactctgcgacGTGCGCTAATATAAACTGACCCTTAGTGttcatacaaaacctgttggtataggttctggaagttaacaggttagggacaaaacaaaatactattataattattgtattctacctaactaaattacactgcactcttctatgtcaacatgcaaatgatttataataacaataaatttaacTTATTTTGCATTTTCTAATGATTTGCTTGATTATgagatattaattaattaaatacctAAAAATCTTATTTTGGTTTTCctcgtaaaaattaaaactattattattagcatactagttatttgaccgagctttgctcggttttcgataaaacacgaataaaatgacattttctaaaaatgattcctagctagatcgatttatcgcccccgaatttttccgagattccaattatatatatacaagaattgctcgtttaaagatataagattttaagGTACTTAGCGattgaataaaatttgttttttttgtacAGTAGTTTGTTAGCACCATAGAAGTTAATTGATACACTTTTCAAAAATTTGTGTATATTAATACCCTAGTCTGAATCCTGTTTGTGGTATAacacatttataatttattatcataatatgacgCTTCATTAGAAAATAAACAACTTTCAAAAAGGTTGGTGGGCCCTATTCTATGAAAAATCTtacaatatccagaaacgaaaGCTACGAGAGATAGGTACGTAAAAAAATGAAGATAGTTTGATTCTGGGCAAAAAATTTTCTTAAAGCTTAATTGAAGAAGTTATCATTGATACGCATCCGTGCCTAACGCCACACGCAAAAAAAAGTGATGGCACTGAAACGTGCCATCCGCAACGAATCGGTTAATAAAGTTGCAGGCAACAATAaggtattttataattattattgaattatttataattaatccttcgattgcggattcttgaaaatctattgttctcgcgcttgggagttgaagtgttaacccatcaagcctcATAAGCTCACCGTTGGGCGAgtcacaatagaataacaatagatttccaagaatccacaatcgaaggattaaagtgtAATTACCTTACAAAACATGCAAATTTTGTCCTTGGAATCAGAAGAGCTTATTTTATCTGCAGTCTTGCAAATAGTAGTTAATGTAGCTGGAAAATTTTCTTGCAGTCCTGATACAAAATCCTGAATAATTGATTGTAGACTATTTTTGTTTGATGCACATTTACTCTGTGTAAAATAAATTCCTTTAATTGCAGCATAAGTTTCAACTTCTTCAATAGTTATGTCTCTCATGGGCCTCAATATTTGTGCATCTTTGTTTTTCATGTCACaaaacccctaagaacaaacaTACACATTACTTAACAATACATaaaacatatatataaaaatggattttaaattgtgttagtaacgctaaaactcgaaaacggggctaattttagtcttaaaatattcgtagaagtccagggaaggttttaaagtgacacgaagtttgccgggacagctagttgtaaaTCAGGGATGGCCAAAAGGCGCGAAGACGATTTAGGTAGCCCATGAgagtaaaaataaacaacagaaaatatttataaataatatcatttattttaaaattttccacATAAAAAAAGCGTAAAACGCAatgaaaaattcaaattaagtatgttatattcaataaataaatactgtacaaacttattacaaaaatgttttatttctctCTTCAAAATTCTACCTTGCAGTCGACCGCAGGTAGTATTTTCGAGCACAAGTAGACCTCACAGGTCAAAAGTTTGGCCACCCCTGTTATAAATAAAAGTCAgtgtaagtaataataagttcagtcagcaataataattatggaatTTTAAATCTTAGCTAGATTTAaaagggcattgggtaactttgtatggacctgtggcgtcatttttttttccagcggccagggataaaaccattactattttgtagcactacattagagaaacatatattagtaataaaaattattctaagtaatatcggagctgagctacgattattttagtatatttatttttgcatcttatgttcacaaaatcaatagtaattaacgttactttatagagttatccttaacaaacaggtgtagaaagggtatattaatatgttggatatatattttgagaacaccaagcttcttcgaggctaacttggccttaccctctagatgatattgGAACTGGACTTCGTTCGATATGCTAACGCCAAGTctttcaatgctaggggagatggttaaagatgtgccctcaaaacgaggatgtacgaccattggtgactttttagcgGTGAACACGCAGACTTctatcttggcggggttgaattggactaagttacgtctaccctatccagagactttctccaatgaattctcaaTTTTAGACACatgttcgtttcgactctcaatgatatttagccgagaaatattgggggagccggtatataataactcccacaccggtttcggtgacggtggccggttttattgaaaccaggccagttacgcaggagtaattttatagtgcccaagtgtgtgcgcaatacacaagagcactctctattccttttcactctcataacccagtgggacggaagaccgacacgaccggcgagagatcaggcgcaggaccgactttttacatgcccatccgacgcatggatcatcttacttgtcagacaatcaggtgatcagcctttatatacagcatcacctgtactatcatccgcatagcaatgaatgccgttggtctgtaacatatgtcattgatatgcagtatgaatagggtaggcgatagcacatagccctgagggacaccagcatcaacagactgagtttccgagcattcgccgtcaactacgacctttacgcttctgtctgctaagaaacttttttgtgatttgtatggacaagcgtaaagagtttccccataaaaacgaaaaaaaatgttctctttcagcgctactacttttacagtaaacttaatactgtaaaagtagtagtacacgggactcatacacagtacatacactaaagtattatcacttagttttgttataccttgtaTACTCATgttatgaagctgaagtgtttgtgtgtttgaaagtgctaatctcaggaactgcttgttcgatttgaaaaactctttttttttggatagcccatttatcgaggaaggctttaagctaataaatgatgcagtttttttgtattttactgagtattcatattatgattgaatttacttttagttgaaaatacgaacttaaaatgcctaatatctcggctccgatatagtttagctatatgtcccccataataaagtttacttcccttgatatgttctttcataatatgccggtttggtCAGTCgccgcgagatttgaaaatgacgccaatattacccaaacccctttattgaacttacaatattattttctatctgAGACCCTCTGCCTATGGCAATGTCAGAGAGTAAATTCACAGCTAAAGTAGTTGTTGTTTCAGCggtaaatataattttgcatTGCAATTCCTTAGCTATCTGAATATAGAGATTTTGTTTCATATGAGCCAACAGATCACAAGATGTAGTTTTGGAAACTTTCCATTGCTTAATTTCTTCAGGTAGCACAGTTACATGTGAGTCAGATAGTAAAGtgtttttactaaaataatgaCTTATATCAATAACATTCAACTTAAAGTTGCACTTATTACATTGTTCGAGTATGCTGCGTTTATTAATTTCATCATGTGGTAATTGTTCTGAAACAGACAAGTGTTACAATAGTTAGATGCATAGTTCCGTTTTTCCAGGAACCCAGGAATTCAGGGGGGGCAGCTCATACGGCATACCTTCGAGAAGATAgtcggtctggtatattgaaacaaaaaatcatgaaaattgtcATTAATGTAGGGTAGCCCCtacccctacctgggtacgcctgGTAACGCCTGGGTACCCCTACCTGGTTTGATGACTTTATCTTGAGAAAGGACTGATGACTGTGAAAAACTAATTTCTACGCGAACGAACTTGCGGTAGCAAAATATAAATAGTGCATGTTTTTTTAACTACCTACTCACCTGTCACATGCAGAAGGAAAGGAGTTATTCTTAACTTTTTGTGCGAGTTTAGACATATTCCATGATATACCAGGTCTAATAATACTGCAGAACTTATTCCACCTGATAAGCATATCAAGACATTTTCATTTGCTCTCAGTTTCCTGCTTTTTCCAAGGCAGGCGCGGAACTTATGATCAATATACGACAAGAAACAATAATCGCAAAAATGATATTCTTTTCGTATTGTAACGGTACTTTTTGATTTACACTTTCTACAAATCATTTTCTTGtttatttctttataatttaCCCACAATTTacctaacaaatattttttactatttcttctattttggcaacttgacaTAAAGCTCCTTGTGAGTGtgagcagtgttgccagatggtttcgaCCTGTagtatctgtagtgggaactgctaaaatCTGTATGTCATATTATCTCAATTTTCTGtataaaatctgtattaaagtcaacaaaaaatacctattaaTCATTATCAacgcttttttatgaaaaaaggggaTATGTATTGACGAGATAAGGTGATaatcgtataataaataaaaatatacatacacgtggaagagccatgcttcggcacgaatgggccagctcgaccggagaaataccacgttctcatagaacaCAGtggtgaaatagcgcttgcgctgtgtttcgccgagtgagtgagtttaccggaggcccaatcccctaccctagttcctttcctaccctcccctattcccttcccattcctaccctcccctataaccctattccctaAGGCCTAAATTataaggccagcaacgcacttgcagctcttcaaatgctgcgagtgtccatgggcgacggaaaatgctttccatcaggtgacccgtttgctcgtttgcccccttacttactaactttttaaaatttaaaatctaataGAAATTAAACACactaaaggcctgtttcaccacttcctgattaacGTACcggcggataggctatccacgcctttttgacagattctccatacttacaTGTCGAGAAAGTTaagtatccggcacttatcatgaagtggtgaaacaggcccttaacataataaaaaaaaatagcaataaGATAGAACTCATCAACCTCTAGATTATAGCATTGTTTCGCACCAATCAGTTACTTCGTATGCAAAAGACCTTCAATGGTGTCTATATTTAGTCTGTTTCGTGGttgaatttttacaaaattaatcatatttacACAATTCTGTAATTCTGTATAAATATCTGTATCCAGTACTTATCTGTATTACTCACCAAAAATCTGTAATACGGAGAAATCTGTATATATGGCAACACTGGGtgtgagtatagtattcgttgaCACAAagtgtcaccgcagacttacaatgagggattttcctatttttttaatttgattgtcagtttttttttcatataatggcacttcggctataaccatggccagtgtcgagtataatattatggcgggaaaacaatattctttatacaacttttttttatattatcgtcaggtcactCAGGtttaaagtctagtcaaagactaagtataaagtcaatacagtcaagaagtcaagtcggtcgattcagtaaagtggtaggacgctttacttaacttttgatggagttttggagggatcacaaaagagcacgtttctggttattacatcactctcctacacttgtgcacgataacgaatatttaatggttaatatcctaccaatattacacattaaaaacccagataacacaattttaggaaaataatataaaaacacaacatcactctttcaaaAACTCCGTCAAACAGTTTCAATtgtagtaactagatggcgtatgggtagacaactatcggtaataccagggaatattataccatcaataattgctacaaaactgggcaaaacaatttaaaacttgatacatttcaatttgaaaaagacgcaataatattccaatgaataggataataaagttattataacgatgttttagctaaaattcacggaagaaatcgccctatttaccgatattcacaccaaatgtcacaggaattataaattttggttctgacaacatcttacctgcacttgtgcaagataatggatatttaatggctaatattttaccaataatgaatatcaaaaaccc of Aricia agestis chromosome 9, ilAriAges1.1, whole genome shotgun sequence contains these proteins:
- the LOC121730783 gene encoding cytoplasmic tRNA 2-thiolation protein 2 gives rise to the protein MICRKCKSKSTVTIRKEYHFCDYCFLSYIDHKFRACLGKSRKLRANENVLICLSGGISSAVLLDLVYHGICLNSHKKLRITPFLLHVTEQLPHDEINKRSILEQCNKCNFKLNVIDISHYFSKNTLLSDSHVTVLPEEIKQWKVSKTTSCDLLAHMKQNLYIQIAKELQCKIIFTAETTTTLAVNLLSDIAIGRGSQIENNIGFCDMKNKDAQILRPMRDITIEEVETYAAIKGIYFTQSKCASNKNSLQSIIQDFVSGLQENFPATLTTICKTADKISSSDSKDKICMFCKSTFDQDVEKLTAADATHFSSYVSCTKFDVCNPTLSGHLELVTSNQDLCYCCQRNVLELSTLSDLKNLVIES